Proteins encoded in a region of the Schaalia hyovaginalis genome:
- the disA gene encoding DNA integrity scanning diadenylate cyclase DisA, which yields MTSDSVILREALAAVAPGTALREGLERIQRSHTGGLIVLGYTPEVEAICSGGFDLDVDFTASRLRELCKMDGAVVLDIENMRIRKANVQLLPDPTIPTDESGMRHRTAQRTARQTHLPVLSLSASMRMISVYVGECHRLVEEPESLLSRANLAVDTLDRYSQRLDEVLQTLTVLEMRDSATIRDVATVVQRMEMIRRITSEINGYLEELGSEGRLLALQVDDLVRGSASERALVLRDYIRSASSIASVDQHLSELGGDKLVDLSAIANVLGLGVFEVADLDRDIQPRGIRALSLVPHLPWSVIKEVSSHWPTFQELRAASVEDLQGIEGIGPYRAKLIRENLDHQAQMAASGIVGW from the coding sequence CCTGCGCGAGGGCCTTGAGCGGATTCAGCGTTCGCACACGGGCGGCCTCATCGTCCTCGGTTACACGCCGGAGGTCGAGGCGATCTGCTCGGGCGGCTTCGACCTCGATGTGGACTTCACGGCCTCGCGCCTGCGCGAACTGTGCAAGATGGACGGGGCGGTCGTCCTCGATATCGAGAACATGAGGATCCGCAAGGCGAACGTTCAGCTCCTGCCCGATCCGACGATCCCCACGGATGAATCCGGGATGCGCCACCGAACGGCTCAGAGGACGGCGCGCCAGACCCACCTCCCGGTCCTGTCCCTTTCCGCCTCGATGAGGATGATCTCCGTCTACGTCGGCGAATGCCATCGCCTCGTCGAGGAGCCCGAGTCCCTGCTCTCACGCGCGAATCTCGCGGTCGACACGCTCGACCGCTATTCGCAGCGACTCGACGAGGTGCTTCAGACTCTCACCGTTCTGGAGATGCGCGATTCCGCGACGATCCGCGACGTCGCGACGGTCGTCCAGCGGATGGAGATGATCAGGCGCATCACTTCTGAGATCAACGGCTACCTCGAGGAGCTCGGCTCCGAAGGCCGCCTCCTGGCCCTTCAGGTCGATGATCTCGTTCGCGGCTCCGCCTCGGAGCGGGCGCTCGTCCTGCGCGACTACATCCGCTCCGCCTCGTCGATCGCGTCGGTCGATCAGCACCTGTCCGAGCTCGGCGGCGACAAGCTCGTCGATCTCAGCGCGATCGCGAATGTGCTGGGACTGGGCGTGTTCGAGGTCGCCGACCTCGATCGCGATATCCAGCCGCGCGGCATTCGCGCGCTCTCGCTCGTCCCCCACCTTCCGTGGAGCGTCATCAAGGAGGTCTCCTCCCACTGGCCGACCTTCCAGGAGCTGCGCGCCGCGAGCGTCGAGGACCTCCAGGGCATCGAGGGCATCGGCCCCTACCGGGCCAAGCTCATCCGCGAGAACCTCGATCATCAGGCCCAGATGGCGGCCAGCGGCATCGTCGGCTGGTGA
- a CDS encoding DUF3180 domain-containing protein: MTPISRLRLLGLGVGAAVLTGAASLALVSSGGSPLLIAPLLAPLFAVFGLVLGWAGLHVRRFKDRKRTWVTPLAAMRIAIAARASGYVASAAAGVLAGVLVASLGRIEAPLMASNALAAGFACAGALWWCVVAVVVERWCIADIDDDSKDPGEVARPSASPA; the protein is encoded by the coding sequence ATGACGCCGATCTCGAGGCTCCGCCTCCTCGGCCTCGGCGTCGGAGCCGCGGTCCTCACCGGGGCCGCCAGTCTCGCCCTCGTCTCCTCGGGCGGGTCGCCGCTGCTCATCGCCCCGCTTCTCGCCCCGCTCTTCGCCGTCTTCGGCCTCGTGCTCGGCTGGGCGGGCCTTCATGTCCGGCGCTTCAAGGACCGTAAGCGGACCTGGGTGACGCCGCTCGCCGCGATGCGCATCGCGATCGCCGCGCGGGCCTCCGGCTACGTCGCCTCCGCGGCGGCGGGCGTGCTGGCGGGCGTGCTGGTCGCCAGCCTGGGACGCATCGAGGCGCCGCTCATGGCCTCGAACGCCCTCGCGGCGGGCTTCGCCTGCGCGGGCGCCCTCTGGTGGTGCGTCGTCGCCGTGGTCGTGGAACGCTGGTGCATCGCGGACATCGATGACGACTCGAAGGACCCCGGCGAGGTCGCGCGTCCGAGCGCCAGCCCCGCATAG